The window CCTGGGCGAACTCGCAACCCTTGCCGGTGCAGGCGCGGAACCGCGAGCGCATTTCATCGAAGAACGACGTATCGAGAAAAATGCGACGGTCCGGCGGGCAATAAAACGGACCGCTGGCCGAACTCGCCATGCCGCACGCGCTGCTTACCTGACCGGTGAACAGGCGCAGGCGCGGCGCGCGATATTGCTGGCCGGCCGTTTCGAACACTTTGCCCCAGGTGTCTTCGGTATTGCCGAGCACCGCGGCGACAAAGTTGCCCATCTGATCGCTCGGCGCACCGGTGCGTTGCGCGGGCCGATCGACACGCCGCTCATATTGTTGCGACTGACGGCCGCCGTTCACCATTTCCGCGCCGGAAATCAGCAGCGCAGGATCGATGCCGAGCGCCCAGCCGATGAGACCGAGCACAACGACGGTGCCGATGCCCAGTCCGCCACCGCCCACCGGCAAATTGAAACCGCCGCCGCCACCGCCAAAACCACCACCGCCGCGATCGTCTTCGACGTTATCGCTGCGGCGAAAATCATCCCAACGCATTCAAGTCGTCTCCCGCCCCGCGTTGCCCAGAAGCCATCCTTTAGCACGCCTGATTGCGGCAATACTTGGCATCCTGTTAACCTCTGCTAACTCCCGGTTAAATTAGCAGAATCCGCTTCGACGCCTTTTTCCATAAAGGCTTTTTTCACCTTGCGCTGCGCATGATGCGGCCTGTCGGTTTGTAGGTCCCGCGTCAGCCGGCACTGTCGTCCTTGTGTAGAGTTGAGTCATGGTTGTGTCGCGTCGCGGGGCGCCCAGTCGGGCGCCCCGTGGTCTTTCCAAGACCCCCGATCATCGAATCCTTGTTGGCGACTGCGTCAACGAGATGTCGAAGCTTCCGGCCGGTTCCGTCGATCTCATTTTCGCCGATCCGCCCTATAATCTGCAGCTTGCCAGCGATCTGAAGCGGCCGGACGACTCCCATGTCGACGCCGTGACCGACGACTGGGACAAGTTCGCCAGCTTCGCCGCTTACGATGCGTTTACCAAAGAGTGGCTCACCGCCTGCCGCCGCGTGCTCAAGCCCGCCGGCACCATCTGGGTGATCGGCTCGTACCACAACATCTTCCGCGTCGGCGCCATCATGCAGGACATGGGGTTCTGGATCCTCAACGACGTGATCTGGCGCAAGACCAATCCGATGCCGAATTTCCGCGGCCGGCGCTTCACCAACGCGCATGAGACCATGATCTGGGCTTCGCGCGATCCGAACGCCAAGGGCTATACCTTCAACTATGAGGCCCTGAAGGCCGGCAATGACGACATCCAGGTGCGGTCCGACTGGACCTTCCCGCTCTGCACCGGTTCCGAGCGCCTGAAGGGCGCCGACGGCAAGAAGCTGCATCCGACCCAGAAGCCGGAAGCCCTGCTCGCCCGCGTCATCCTGTCGAGTTCCAAGCCGGGCGACCTCGTGCTCGACCCGTTCAACGGCACCGGCACCACCGGTGCCGTCGCCAAGAAGTTAGGGCGCCGCTACATCGGGCTGGAGCGCGAGAAAAAGTACGCTTCGGCCGCCGAAAAGCGCATCGCCGATGTCGAGGTGGTTCCCTCGCCGTCGATCGCACCGTTCATGACGGCGCGCGAGGCCCCGCGGGTGGCTTTCGCCTCGCTCATCGAGCGCGGGCTGGTGTCGCCGGGCGCCAAGCTCACCGACTCGAAGAAGCGCCACAAGGCCATCGTCCGCGCCGACGGCGCCATCTCGGTGGGAGAAACGGTCGGCTCGATCCACCGCGTCGGCGCGCTGGTCCAGGGACTGGACGCCTGCAACGGCTGGTCGTTCTGGCATGTCGAGACGCCAAAGGGCCTGATGTCCATCGACGACCTGCGCGCCCAGGTGCGCTCGGAAATGGCGCTCCTGGAAGCGGCGGAGTAAGCCAACTCGCGATAGCGGTCACCTGGGCGGGATCACCGGGACCGGCCCGGTGATGACAATCGCTAGGTGAGCGCCTCCACCAACAGCTCCAGCGCCCGTTTGGCGAAGGCTTCCATATTACCGGCACGATCCGGGCTGCCCGTTTCGAGCGTGATCGCGCGCTCGATAGGTCCGACAACCGCGATGCAGGTATGGCCGGCGGCATCGCCATAGCGATTGCCGGTCGGACCCGTCGCCCCGGTTTCGCCGAGGCCCCAGGTGGCATTCATCTTGTCGCGGATCGTCCGCGCGCCAAGGAGCGCATAGGCTTCGGTGGAGGGCCGCAGGCCCTTCATCTCGGCATCGCCGATCCCGAGCAGCGCCGCGCGCGATGTCTTGGTGTAGACCACCGCGCCGCCGAGGAAATAGGCCGAGGCGCCGGGCACCGCGAGCAGCGCCGCGGCGATCAGGCCGCCGGTCGAGGATTCAGCGATGGCGATCGTCTCCTGACGCGCGATCAGACGTCCGGCGACCTGTTCGGCGAGAGGCGCGAGCGATTTCATGATTTCAAGCCTTGGCGACATTGCTGCTGCGCGTGGGCACGCCGAATTCGCGGCGGCAGACATCGGCCAGTACGGCGATGCCCTCGCGGATGTCCTGATGCGACGGGCTGGCGAAACAGATGCGGATCCGGCTTTTGCTATGGTCCTTGTCGACCGACCATTCCGGCCCAGGATTGATCGCTACGCCTTCCTTCAGCGCTGCCTGGTATAGCTTCAGGCTATCGACATTGTCCGGCAGCTTGACCCACAGGAAGATGCCGCCCTTGGGATCGTCGAATTCCGCCGCCGTGCCGAACTGCTCGTTGAGCGCTTCCATCAAGGTCTCGACCTTCTTGCGCAGCCCCTTGCGCAGCGCCGGCACATGGGTCCCGAAATGCGCCGCGCAATATTCGGCAAGCACCATCTGCTCCAGCGCGCCGGAGCCGGCGTCGGTTTTCAGCGCCAGCATGCGCGACATCACCGCCCAGGGCGCGACGACGAAACCGACGCGCAGAGCCGGCGCGATGGATTTCGAGAACGACCCGATGTGAATGACATTGTCCGATTGGCTCATCGCGTGGATGGCGCGCGGGCGCTCGCCGCTCCAGACGAGGTCGGCATAGCAGTCGTCCTCGACGATCGGCACGTCATACGCGTCGGCAAGTTCGAGCAGACGCGCGCGCCGGCTCTCGTCGAGAATGGTGGCAGTCGGGTTCTGCACCGTCGGAATGGTGTAGATGAACTTCGGCGTGACGCCGCGGGCCTTGAGATCCTGCAGCGCGGCCTCGAGCGCATCCATGCGCATGCCGCCTTTGTCGAGCGGAATGCCCACCGCGGTTACGCCGAGCCGGGTGAAGCGGTTGAGCGACCCCTGATAGTTGTCCTTCTCGACGATCACCGTATCGCCGCGCGCGAGCAGCGCGCTGTTGACCAGATCCAGCGCCTGCAGTGACCCGGACACGATGAGGATATCGTCGGCGCTGCAGGTCATGCCGGCATCGCGCTTGAGTTTGGTGCTGAGGAAGTCGCGCAAAGGCCGGTAGCCTTGCGGGCCGCTGTTGAGCCCGTAAGTCGCCAGCGTACGGCCTTCGCGCTGGAGCACCGATTGCGCAGCCGCCATCAGGCCGTCGAGCGGCACTTCGCCCGGATCGTTATTGCCGCCGACGAAATTGTATTTCGGCGCGCCGGCCCAGCGCACCGCCGGCGGCGGCAGGCTCGCCGGAAACAGCGGCGTGAAGTCGAAGGGCATATTTCCTCTCCCAACATGCCCGGCCTTCTATGTGCCGGGCATGACATTCGTGACGCAAGGGCGGCCTTACTTGGCCGCCTGCACCATGATCTCGACCTTGTATTCCGGCCCGGCGAGTTGGGCTTCGACGGTGGCGCGGGCCGGCGTGTTGCCGGGCGACACCCAGGCGTCCCACGCCGCGTTCATCGCCGCGAATTCCGACATCGAGGTGATCCAGATATTGGCCGACAGCAGCTTCGACTTGTCGGTGCCGGCCTTGGCCAGGTAGCCGTCGATCTGCGCCAGAATGTCCTTGGTCTGGGCCGTCATGTCCTTGCTCTTGGCGTCGTTGGCGACAATGCCCGCCAGATAGACGGTGTTGCCATGAACCACGCACTTGCTCATGCGCTGGTTGGAATCGTAACGCTCGATGGCCATGGGGCCTTCCTCCGCTCGGTTGAAAATCCGGCCGAATTCTTAGCGGGCTTCGGCGCCAAAGGGAACTCGGAACAGCGGTTTTACTTATAGTGGACAAGCGCGCGTTTCACCCGCCGCCGCGCCCCAACAGGGAGAGTTCACCATGGGCTGGTTTTCCTCCGATATCGACACTTTCGAAGAACTGTTCATCCACACCCTGCAGGACATCTATTACGCCGAGCACCAGATCAAGAAGGCGATGCCCGACATGATCGAGAAGGCATCCGATGCCGAGCTCAAGAAGGGCTTCCGGATGCACCTCAAGCAGACCGACGGCCAGATCAAGCGGCTCGACCGCGTGTTCAAGTTGATGAAGTCGGTGCCGCAGGGCACCAAGTGCCCGGCCATCGACGGCATTATCGAGGAAGCCAACGAAATCGCCGGCGAGATCGAGAACAAGACCATCCTCAACGCCGCGCTGATCGCCGCCGCACAGGCGGTCGAGCACTACGAGATCACGCGCTACGGAACTTTGGTCGCATGGGCGCGGCTGATCGGCCGAGCGGACGTCGCCAAAATTCTCAACATGACCCTCAAGGAAGAGAAGGCGACCGACAAGAAGCTGGGCGGCATCGCCAAACGCAAGATCAACAAGAAGGCGGCAGCGACCAAGCTGAAGAAGCCGACCAAGGCCGAGCAGGCCGAGAACGCCATGCTCGTCGCCGCCGCGGGCATTCCGGCAATATAGTCTCTGTCATTCCGGGACGGCGCTTCGCGCCGGACCCGGACTGACAATCATCCCCCCTTCACGCCCTGCGTATTGACGTAGAGCGCGTACAAGGAATGCGCGGCGGCCATGAACAGGCGGTTGCGCTTGACGCCGCCGAAACAGACATTGGCGCAGCGTTCCGGCAGTGAAATATGGCCGATCGGCTCGCCCTCGGGCGTAAACACGCGCACGCCGTCGAGTTGCGGCGTCATGCCCCAGCCGCACCACAGATTGCCGTCGATATCGACGCGGAAGCCGTCGGGCGTGCCGTCCGGGCCGGCATCGATGAGCACCTTGCGGTTGGCGAGTTTGTCGCCGGCGCCGACATCGAAGCTCAATATCTTGCGCGGCTCGCTGCGCGACTCGACGATGTAGATCTTTGTCTCGTCGGGCGAGAACGCCAGCCCGTTCGGCTGATTGATGCCTTCGGCCACCACGCTCGCCTGGCCGGTCGCGCCATCGACGCGATAGACATTGGTCGGCAGTTCGGATTCCGCCTTGTCGCCCTCGTAATTCCCGAGGATGCCGAACTGGGGATCGGTAAACCAGATCGAGCCGTCCGATTTCACCACGACGTCGTTCGGTGAGTTGAGCCGCTTGCCGCCGAAATTGTCGCAGATCACCGTAATGGTGCCGTCATATTCCGTGCGGGTGACGCGGCGCGTCAGATGCTCGCAGGTGAGGAGCCGGCCTTGTCTGTCACGGGTATTACCATTGCCGTTGTTGGACGGCTTGCGGAACGGAGCGACCTGCCCGCTCTCCTCGTCCCATTTCAACATGACGTTGCCCGGCACATCGCTCCAGATCAGGCAGCGCGCGTCGCCGAAATAGACCGGCCCTTCGCCCCAGCGCGTCCCGGTGTAGAGCCGCTCCACGCTCGACAGCGGCAGATGATATTTCTTGAAGCGTGGATCGAGCGCCGTGATCAGCGGATCGGGATAACGCTGGCTGGGCGACCACTGGCCAGCGAGCACGGCGGCTTTGCTATCGAGCGACATCGTTTCAATTTCCCCCGCGGATTTATTCTGTGAACTCAATCTAGCGCATGCGCCAAAACTTTGCGCATGACGTTCGGCAGCGCCTCGCCCGGCAGATCGGCAACCTCGACCCAGCGCGCGCCCTTCGGCGCGGCGGCCGCCTTCGGCACCTGCGCGACGAACACCGTCAGAGCCAGCGGAAAATGCGTGAAGACATGCGTCACCTCGCCGGCCAGCTTGCGCCACTTCACCTTGCCGCCGAGCTTCGGCGCGGCCTCGAGTGCGGTCGCGGCATCGAAATCATGCGACCAGTCGCTGCCCGGCACTTCGGTCATGGCCCCCAACAGGCCTTTTTCCGGGCGCTGGCGTAGCAGCACACGGCCATCCTCGCGCAGCACAACAAAGGCCGCGCCACGCCGGAGTTTGCCTTCGCGCTTGGGCGCCTTGCGCGGGAAGCTCTCCTGGTCGCCGCGCGCCCGGGCGATGCAAACGCTGTCGAACGGACATAGCGCACAGGCCGGTTTCCGTGGCGTGCAGATGGTGGCGCCGAGATCCATCATTGCCTGCGCGAAATCGCCGGTGCGCGCCGGCGGCATCAGGGACGCCGCCAGCCGCTTGATCTCGGGCTTGGCCGCCGGCAGTTGGTCCTCGACGGCGAACAGCCGGCTCACCACGCGCTCGACATTGCCGTCGACCGGCACCGCCGGCAGATCGAAGGCGATGGCGCCGACCGCGGCCGCGGTGTAGTCGCCAATGCCCGGCAGCGCCCGCAGCGCCTCGAGATCGGCCGGAAACTCGCCACCATGGCGCTCGACCACCGCAATCGCGCAGGCATGGAGATTGCGCGCGCGGGCGTAATAGCCAAGGCCGGCCCAGGCGCGCAGCACATCGTCGAGCGGCGATCGCGCCAAGGCCTCGACCGTCGGCCATTGACTCAAGAACTTGACGTAATAGGCCCCCACCGTTTTGACGGTGGTTTGCTGCAGCATGATTTCCGACAGCCACACGGCGTAAGGGGCGGTCTTGTGGCCGGCCCGCGCGCGCCACGGCAGAACGCGGCGGTGCCGGTCGTACCAGGCGAGCAGACCGGCCGGGTCGGGCATTGCTTTCTTTCGCCGCGAGGGGCGGACTGCTACGTTCATGGTGGCACGATGCCTAGGACAGAGGCTGATGAGCAAGCCCGCGAGCAGTTTTCCACGTCCGCTTTCCGAGTTCACCGCGGCGAGCCTCGGCGGCGCGCTGAAAGCGCAAGGCTTTGCCTCGAGCGAAATCCTCACCCGCTGGCCGGCCATTGTCGGCGCGGAGATCGCGGCCCATAGCGAGCCGATGAAGATCAACTGGCCGCGCCCCAAGTCCGATGTTGGAGAGGTCGAGCAGGCCGAACCGGCGACGCTGGTGCTGCGCGTCGAGGGGCCGATGGCGCTCGAAATCCAGCATCAGTCGTCGGTCATTCTGGAGCGGGTGAACCGGTTTTTCGGCTGGCAGGCCATCGGCCGGCTGGCGCTGCGGCAGGCACCGCTGCGGCGAAAGGTGCCGAAGGCCCGGCCG of the Undibacter mobilis genome contains:
- the ypfJ gene encoding KPN_02809 family neutral zinc metallopeptidase; the encoded protein is MRWDDFRRSDNVEDDRGGGGFGGGGGGFNLPVGGGGLGIGTVVVLGLIGWALGIDPALLISGAEMVNGGRQSQQYERRVDRPAQRTGAPSDQMGNFVAAVLGNTEDTWGKVFETAGQQYRAPRLRLFTGQVSSACGMASSASGPFYCPPDRRIFLDTSFFDEMRSRFRACTGKGCEFAQAYVIAHEVGHHVQNLLGILPKAREAQQAAGDRAAANRIQVRVELQADCFAGIWANQSNQRWNSIEPGDIEAALQTAAAIGDDRLQKQARGYVVPDSFTHGTSAQRQRWFTTGFKAGKVSACNTFAANTQL
- a CDS encoding site-specific DNA-methyltransferase, whose product is MVVSRRGAPSRAPRGLSKTPDHRILVGDCVNEMSKLPAGSVDLIFADPPYNLQLASDLKRPDDSHVDAVTDDWDKFASFAAYDAFTKEWLTACRRVLKPAGTIWVIGSYHNIFRVGAIMQDMGFWILNDVIWRKTNPMPNFRGRRFTNAHETMIWASRDPNAKGYTFNYEALKAGNDDIQVRSDWTFPLCTGSERLKGADGKKLHPTQKPEALLARVILSSSKPGDLVLDPFNGTGTTGAVAKKLGRRYIGLEREKKYASAAEKRIADVEVVPSPSIAPFMTAREAPRVAFASLIERGLVSPGAKLTDSKKRHKAIVRADGAISVGETVGSIHRVGALVQGLDACNGWSFWHVETPKGLMSIDDLRAQVRSEMALLEAAE
- a CDS encoding CinA family protein; translated protein: MKSLAPLAEQVAGRLIARQETIAIAESSTGGLIAAALLAVPGASAYFLGGAVVYTKTSRAALLGIGDAEMKGLRPSTEAYALLGARTIRDKMNATWGLGETGATGPTGNRYGDAAGHTCIAVVGPIERAITLETGSPDRAGNMEAFAKRALELLVEALT
- a CDS encoding PLP-dependent aminotransferase family protein → MPFDFTPLFPASLPPPAVRWAGAPKYNFVGGNNDPGEVPLDGLMAAAQSVLQREGRTLATYGLNSGPQGYRPLRDFLSTKLKRDAGMTCSADDILIVSGSLQALDLVNSALLARGDTVIVEKDNYQGSLNRFTRLGVTAVGIPLDKGGMRMDALEAALQDLKARGVTPKFIYTIPTVQNPTATILDESRRARLLELADAYDVPIVEDDCYADLVWSGERPRAIHAMSQSDNVIHIGSFSKSIAPALRVGFVVAPWAVMSRMLALKTDAGSGALEQMVLAEYCAAHFGTHVPALRKGLRKKVETLMEALNEQFGTAAEFDDPKGGIFLWVKLPDNVDSLKLYQAALKEGVAINPGPEWSVDKDHSKSRIRICFASPSHQDIREGIAVLADVCRREFGVPTRSSNVAKA
- a CDS encoding RidA family protein is translated as MAIERYDSNQRMSKCVVHGNTVYLAGIVANDAKSKDMTAQTKDILAQIDGYLAKAGTDKSKLLSANIWITSMSEFAAMNAAWDAWVSPGNTPARATVEAQLAGPEYKVEIMVQAAK
- a CDS encoding SMP-30/gluconolactonase/LRE family protein, producing MSLDSKAAVLAGQWSPSQRYPDPLITALDPRFKKYHLPLSSVERLYTGTRWGEGPVYFGDARCLIWSDVPGNVMLKWDEESGQVAPFRKPSNNGNGNTRDRQGRLLTCEHLTRRVTRTEYDGTITVICDNFGGKRLNSPNDVVVKSDGSIWFTDPQFGILGNYEGDKAESELPTNVYRVDGATGQASVVAEGINQPNGLAFSPDETKIYIVESRSEPRKILSFDVGAGDKLANRKVLIDAGPDGTPDGFRVDIDGNLWCGWGMTPQLDGVRVFTPEGEPIGHISLPERCANVCFGGVKRNRLFMAAAHSLYALYVNTQGVKGG
- the mutY gene encoding A/G-specific adenine glycosylase → MPDPAGLLAWYDRHRRVLPWRARAGHKTAPYAVWLSEIMLQQTTVKTVGAYYVKFLSQWPTVEALARSPLDDVLRAWAGLGYYARARNLHACAIAVVERHGGEFPADLEALRALPGIGDYTAAAVGAIAFDLPAVPVDGNVERVVSRLFAVEDQLPAAKPEIKRLAASLMPPARTGDFAQAMMDLGATICTPRKPACALCPFDSVCIARARGDQESFPRKAPKREGKLRRGAAFVVLREDGRVLLRQRPEKGLLGAMTEVPGSDWSHDFDAATALEAAPKLGGKVKWRKLAGEVTHVFTHFPLALTVFVAQVPKAAAAPKGARWVEVADLPGEALPNVMRKVLAHALD
- a CDS encoding DUF721 domain-containing protein; the protein is MSKPASSFPRPLSEFTAASLGGALKAQGFASSEILTRWPAIVGAEIAAHSEPMKINWPRPKSDVGEVEQAEPATLVLRVEGPMALEIQHQSSVILERVNRFFGWQAIGRLALRQAPLRRKVPKARPAPPDPALTARLAADMTEIEDDALRDALARLGSAIKTK